The Peribacillus simplex genome contains a region encoding:
- the mraY gene encoding phospho-N-acetylmuramoyl-pentapeptide-transferase yields the protein MLEQVIFYTILVAFLVTVLLSPIFIPFLRRLKFGQSIREEGPQSHLKKTGTPTMGGLVILLSVTIATLVMTLKFSAPSTETYLLLFVTLGFGLLGFLDDFIKVVMKRNLGLTSKQKLLGQIVISVIFYFVFKQTDRFNPELTIPGTDFAFDFGWFYLFIVIFWLVGFSNAVNLTDGLDGLVSGTSAIAFGAFAILAWSQSQYDVAIFSVAVVGAVLGFLVFNAHPAKVFMGDTGSLALGGAIATIALLTKLEILLVIIGGVFVIETLSVILQVGSFKTTGKRIFKMSPLHHHYELSGWSEWRVVVTFWTVGLLCAVLGIYLEVWI from the coding sequence ATGTTGGAACAAGTGATTTTTTATACGATTTTGGTGGCGTTTTTAGTAACCGTTCTTCTTTCGCCGATTTTCATCCCGTTTTTAAGAAGATTGAAATTCGGGCAAAGTATTAGGGAAGAAGGCCCACAATCGCATCTGAAGAAAACGGGAACACCCACCATGGGCGGTTTGGTCATATTATTATCCGTCACCATCGCTACACTAGTCATGACTTTGAAATTTTCGGCACCTTCAACCGAAACGTATTTATTATTATTCGTTACCTTAGGTTTTGGTTTATTAGGTTTCCTGGATGATTTCATCAAAGTGGTCATGAAGCGAAACCTAGGATTGACTTCCAAGCAAAAACTGCTTGGACAAATTGTGATTTCTGTCATCTTTTACTTCGTCTTTAAGCAGACAGACCGTTTTAATCCTGAATTGACGATTCCAGGTACTGATTTTGCTTTTGATTTTGGCTGGTTTTATCTGTTTATCGTTATTTTCTGGCTCGTAGGTTTTTCGAATGCCGTCAATTTGACGGATGGGCTTGATGGACTTGTCTCAGGAACATCAGCCATTGCTTTTGGTGCTTTTGCCATTTTGGCCTGGAGTCAGTCACAATATGATGTCGCTATTTTTTCTGTGGCGGTTGTCGGTGCGGTACTCGGGTTTTTGGTATTCAATGCACATCCGGCAAAGGTTTTCATGGGGGATACGGGTTCCTTGGCCCTTGGGGGAGCGATCGCAACCATCGCCTTGTTAACGAAGCTTGAAATCCTCCTGGTGATCATCGGCGGAGTCTTCGTGATTGAGACGCTCTCGGTCATCCTGCAGGTAGGATCTTTTAAAACGACTGGTAAACGTATTTTTAAAATGAGTCCGCTTCACCACCATTATGAGCTTTCCGGCTGGTCGGAATGGCGCGTCGTCGTGACTTTCTGGACAGTGGGGCTGCTGTGTGCGGTACTCGGAATCTATTTAGAGGTGTGGATATAA